The Lutibacter profundi region ATTGAGTATTGCCAGAGCAGTACTTAAAAACCCTCCAATAATGGTTTTAGATGAAGCAACTTCAGCTTTAGATACTGAAAGTGAACAGTTGGTACAAAAAGCACTCGAAAAAATGATGGAAAACAGAACATCGTTAGTAATTGCTCACCGTTTATCAACCATTCAAAAAGCAAATTTAATTGTAGTAATGAAAAAAGGTGCAATTGTTGAACAAGGTAAACACAGCGAATTATTAGCAAAGAAAGGTGAATACTTTAAGTTAGTTACCATGCAATCACTTTAATAATTGACAATTGTCAATTATCAATGCTGTTATAACTAAGCATTTTTTGCGAATGAAGTTATCAATTTATTTGTAGTTCCTGTCATGAAATTACTTCAGTTTTCTATTGAAAACTTCGTAATGACGAATTCTGAAATTATTAATTGTTAATCTTTTTCAGCCCTAATTTATTAGCTTTTTTAAGCATAAAAGCATAAGCTTCCTCATAATTATTTGCTATTTCGCCTTCTAAAATAGCTTCTTTAATGGCATCTTTAATCTGCCCTATTTCTCTACAAGGCTTTAAATTAAAAGTGTTCATAATTAATTCGCCTGAAATTGGTGGTTGGAAATTACGAATATGATCTCGTTCTTCAACTTCTTTAATTTTTTGACGAACGATTTTAAAATTACGGTGATATTTTTTAAATCGTGAAGGGTTTTTAGTGGTAATATCTGCCTCACACAAGGTCATTAAACTTTCAATATCATCACCTGTATCAAAAACCAGTCTTCTAACTGCTGAATCTGTAACTTCCGTAGCCAACACAATAGGTCTAGAACTTAAAAATACCATTTTTTGAACAAATTTCATTTTTTCATTCAAGGGCATTTTTAAACGTTTAAATAATTTGTATACCATTTTTGCCCCAACAAATTCGTGTCCGTGAAAAGTCCATCCAATTGTTTTGTGAAATTTTTTGGTAGGTGCTTTCCCTATATCATGTAATAAAGCAGCCCAACGCAACCACAAATCGTTAGTGTTTTTAGAAATATTATCTACTACTTCTAGGGTGTGATAAAAATTATCTTTGTGTTTTTGCCCTTCAACTTCATCAACACCTTGTAAATTTGTTAATTCAGGTAAAAACCGTTCTAATAATTTAGTTTTATGTAATAATAAGAGCCCTACTGATGGAACTTTAGATAACATTATTTTATTGAATTCATCTATAATGCGTTCACGTGTTATAATATCAATTCGTTTAGCATTTCTAGTAATAGCTTTAAGTGATTCTTCTTCAATAATGAAATTTAATTGAGATGCAAACCGTATTGCACGCATCATTCGTAAAGGGTCATCAGAATAGGTAATATCAGGGTTTAAAGGTGTTTTAATAATCTTTGCTTCTAAATCATTCAACCCATTAAAAGGGTCTAATAATTTCCCAAAATCAGTCTTATTCAAACTTAATGCCAGTGTATTAATTGTAAAATCTCTTCTGTTTTGGTCATCTTCTAATGTGCCTGTTTCAACTTTAGGATTTCTGCTATCTTTAGTATATGATTCTTTTCGTGCTCCCACAAATTCAATTTCTACATCCTCAAAACGCAACATTGCGGTTCCATAAGTTTTAAAAACTTGGACTTTCGGCTTATTCGGTAATAATTTTGCAACCTCTTCAGCCAAATCAATCCCACTTCCAACTGCAACAATGTCTATATCTTTAGGAATTCCTCTCTTTAAGAAATAATCACGTACAAACCCACCTATTACATAAGTTTCGATTTTTAATTTATCTGAAGCTTTTGAAATATATTTAAATATAGGATGCTTTAGAGCATCTTTATAACTGTTTTTTTCTATCATGTTATTCTATAAACAATAGGTGTCATTAAAAAAAATAAACGCCATTCTAATCTTGTTTCAGAATCTCATCAAACTAATTGTATAGTATAATTTGAACCTAAACAAGTTCAGGTTAACGGAACATCATATTTTTAATAAACTCCTATTTTAGCTTTTAAAATTTATTATTCACGAAGCACTATCAATTCTCCATTTTCAGCTACTTTTAAAATAGTTGAAGACTTCACATTTATTTCCTCGCGATGCAAATTTACAATATAGTCAACGCTATCCAAAATTGAAGTATCAATTTCATTAAAACTTTTAGGAGTCAATGTACCACTTATATTTGCCGAAGTTGAAACAATAGGTTTTCCAAACTTTGCTATTAATTGATTACAAAATTCTTGTTTTACTATTCTAATAGCAACAGTGTTATCACTTGCTACTACATTTTTAGCTAAACCAACCGGATTTTTATAAATAATGGTAGTTGGTTTGTTAGTTTTAGATAACAAATTAATTATTTCTTTAGAAATAGATGAAATATACCTTTTAAGCATTTCAATATTATTCACTAAAATAATTAAACTTTTACTTTCTGAGCGTTTTTTAATTTTAAAAATATTTTTAACAGCTTCTTTTGAAGTAGCATCACAACCAATTCCCCATACAGTATCTGTTGGATACAAAAGTATTTTTTTATTTTTTAAAATTTCTAAGGCCTTATTTATCTCTGTATTTTTCATTAATATTTTCCAAATATTTTATGAATTTTTAATTTTCTTAAAAATGATAGTTTTCTCTTTTCTGGAACACCATTTTTGGTAATGTATTTTAAACTAGCTTCAACCATTCTTAACGCAGATTTACCATCATTATAAGGATGATATTGCTGTGCAATTTTTAATCGTTTTTCTTTAAAATTATCGGCTTTAAGATTTGATTCAATTTTACTTGAAAGGTTTTTATATTCATTAGAATTATCCCAAAGAATATTTTTAGAATTACTTTTAAATGTAATAACAGGTTTATTTAACAGCAAAAACTCATAAACTACAGATGAAGTATCACTCACCATAATATCAGCCATTAGTAAAAACTTAATAATATTGCGTTCTTCTTCAAAAATTATATTAGCTGTTGATTTTGCTAGTTGTTTATATTCCTCAATTAATTCAACAGCCATTAAATCATGAAACTTTATTAAAATTAAATATTTCCTGTTTTTTGATAATTCCTTAAATTCTTCAATTAAAAATGATGCCGAAGTTAATGATGGGGAGAATGTTGGTGCATATAAAACTATTATTTTTGCCTTAAATTTTAATAACAACTCTTTCTTAATTACATTATATTTATGAAGTTCTTCACCATAAATATCTAATTTTGGCCAACCTGTTTCAAGTACTTCAAAATTTTTAAACTTTTGCTTAAGCTCTAAAAATTTCTTTGTAAAATAAGGGCCTTGCGTTAAATACAAATCAAAATAATGTCTAATTCTAAAATGTCCTTTTTTTTCACCTGCCAAGCCATGAAATATTTGGACTTTTAACCCTCTTAAATAATAGGGCACTTCATTTCCTGGCACAAAAATAACATCACTTTTAAATTCTTTCACCTCTTTCATATCTGATGTAAAAGGCTCATTTTGAAAAGGGAATTGTTTTTGAATGGTTTTTCTAACAAACCACAAATATGAAAAGTTTTTTTCTTTTAGAACTTCCATAATAGGCTTTAAAATTCCAAAAGCATACGGATTTTGACAAAAAAGAACCGTTTTCATAAAACTAAACTAACTTATTAGCATTTTTAAGATCTTCTTTAAAATCTACTTCAATACAATTGTATTTGGAAATATCAATTGCTTTAATTTTTAAATTATTTTCTTCAATTGCCATTTCCAATCCTTTTTCAAAATAATCGGTATCATCACATTTTTCCAATTGAGAAATAAAAACGTCCAAATCATTTGAAGATATAAAATTAATCCCCACAGCTTCACCCAAGCCATTTTTAACTTCTTTAGATAGTTTATTTACAACATTATTTTTTAGCGTGTATTTAACTTCCTCTTCTGCTACCCTCATGGTGTTTACAGCTATAAATGAATTATTTTTTTTAATATCGTCTTGTAAAACTGATAGTAATTTTTCATCAAAAACAACATCTCCATTAAACCATAAAATAGCTTTTCCTCTGTGTTTTTTTAACGCTTGTAATAAACTTTTTGAGGTATTTGTTCTATCAAAAAAGGGATTATATACGTAATTCACTTCAGGAAAACGTTCCATAATTAAATCTTTTTTAAAACCTACAACCGTGGTTACATCATTAATATCAAAATACTTGGTAATATTTTTAAGTTGTTTTGCCATAATACTTTCACCATCTTTTAAAAGTGTTAATGGCTTAGGAAAAGGATTTCCTAATCTAGACCCAATACCTGCAGCAAGAATAACTATTTTCAAATGTTTTATTTTAATGTTTTAGAGGTCAGTAGATAGTTTCATACAATTAATTTAATAATTCTATTTGTTTGTGTCAGGTCGAGCGCAGTCGAGACCTATTTATGTGTGATATAGTTCTCGACTGCGCTCGAACAGACAAATTATTTTGCATTACACTTTTTATATTCCGTGTTTTACCATTTCAAATTTACATGTAATTATCTACTGACCTCTATAATGTTTTATAAATTCAAGCAAAAATAAGACATTAAAATTTAATTCTATTTACACAGCAACATCATTTTCACGAAGGGCATCATTTAACGAGGTTTTTTTATTGGTACTTTCCTTTCGTTTTCCTATAATCATAGCACAAGGCACATTAAATTCTCCTGCCGTAAATTGTTTTTTATAACTCCCCGGAATTACCACTGAACGTGCAGGCACTCTTCCTTTTAGCTCAATTGGTTTGTCTCCAGTAACATCAATAATTTTAGTACTCATTGTTAAAACTACTCCTGCTCCCAAAACAGCCTCTTTTTCAACACGTACACCTTCTACCACAATACAACGTGACCCTATAAATACATCATCTTCTATTATTACTGGTGCAGCTTGCAAAGGTTCTAAAACACCACCAATACCAACACCACCACTTAAATGTACATTTTTACCTATTTGAGCACAACTACCAACGGTTGCCCATGTATCAACCATCGTTCCTTCATCAACATACGCCCCAATATTTATATAACTTGGCATTAAAATAGTTCCTTTAGAAATATAGGCTCCATAGCGTGCAACTGCAGGTGGTACAACTCTAATTCCTTTTTCTTTATAGCCTGTTTTGAGTGGAATTTTATCATGGTACTCAAAAATACCTACTTCCTGAGTTTCCATCTTTTGTATTGGAAAATATAGAACCACCGCTTTTTTAATCCATTCGTTAACCTGCCAACCATTATTTGTAGGTTCTGCAACTCGTAACTTTCCACTATCTAATAAACTAATAACACTTCTTATAGCTTGTTTAGTTGAAGTATTTTTTAATAATTCTCTATTTTCCCAAGCGTTTTCAATTTGTTCTCTTAACAACTTCATATTTTAACTTCTTTATATGGCAAATATAAAATTAAAATAGTTTTATATTTCAATTTTTGTAAATTTGAACACTTTTAAAATTTATGTTAGTATTTTGGGTAGAATTTTAGCAATTGATTTCGGAGAAAAAAGAACTGGAATAGCAGTAACTGATGAATTACAAATTATTGCATCTGGACTTACAACTATTCAAACTAAAAATATTTTTTCTTTTTTAACTGAGTATTTAAAAAATGAAAAGGTTGAATTATTTGTTGTGGGCGAACCTAAACAAATGAATAATAAGCCCAGTGAGAGCGAACAGTTTATAGCGCCTTTTGTTCAAAAATTAAAAACAACTTTTCCTAAAATTCCTATAAAAAGAATAGATGAACGTTTTACTTCAAAAATGGCTTTTCAAACGATGATTGATAGTGGTTTAACTAAAAAACAGCGTCAAAACAAAGCATTGATTGACGAAATAAGTGCAACTATAATTTTACAATCTTATTTAAATTATAAATAATAAATGTTAAGGATTACATCTGTATTTATAAGGCGGAAATTTAGAAGAATCTTCAAAAATTTTTTAAACAAAAAAGATATAAAATCTTTAAAAAATAAAGAATTTGTAATAATTGCAAATAATTGCTGGGGCGGTGAAGTTTATCAATGGTATAAAAAACCTTATAATTCTCCTTTTGTTGGGCTATTTCTGTATAGTCCTTGTTTTATAAAGGTTGTTTCCAAATTTGACCATTATATGTCTAAAAAATTAAAATTCACTAAAATATCGAAATATTTAAAAGAAGAACAAAACTACCCAATAGGTTTAATTGGTGATGCTGAAATTCATTTTTTACACTACAAAACAGAAGAGGAAGCTATTGAAAAATGGAATAGAAGAAAAAATAGAATGTTAGAAGTCACAGACAAAAACAATTACTTTTTTAAACTATGCGATATGTATAATACTGATGAAAATATTTTAAATGAATTTCATAAATTGCCCTATAAAAATAAAGTATCGTTTGGTATAAAAGATTACGCTTCATTAAAAGATAAAAATCATATTAAAATAAATGAAGTAGATAAAAAAACTGGAAAGCATGTTCCAAATGGTGTAAAACTATACAAACTCACCTTTTTATACTTTGATATTACAAACTGGCTAAAGAATTAATTTTCATAATTTTTTTAATAAACTAATCTTTGTACTTTTGCAATCCAAAAAAATAATATGATATTACCAATTATTGCATATGGCGATCCTATTTTGAGAAAAGTAGGAATTGAGATTGATAAAGATTACCCTAACCTTGCTGAGCTTATTGAAAACATGAAAGAAACAATGGTAAATGCTCAAGGTGTTGGCTTGGCTGCTCCTCAAATTGGCAAAGCTATTCGGCTTTTTATAATAGACACTTCCCCATTTGCAAATGATGAAGAGTTAGAAGATGGTGAACGTGAATTTTTAGCTAATTTTAAAAAAATATTTATCAATGCTAAAATTGTAAAAGAAGAAGGTGATGAATGGGCTTTTAGTGAAGGTTGCCTTAGCATCCCAGAAATTAGAGAGGAAGTTTTTAGAGAAGAAAAAATTACCATTGAATACGTAGACGAAAATTTTAAAAAACATACTGAAACTCTTGATGGGCTAGCTGCAAGAGTAGTACAACACGAATATGACCATATTGAAGGAATTTTATTTACCGATAAAATTTCATCTTTAAAAAAACGATTAATTAAAAAGAAATTAGAAAATATTTCAAAGGGAAAAGTAAACCCTGATTATAGAATGAAATTTCCCTTATTAAAAAGAAAATAAACTTATGGAATTAAAAGACATAGTAGCAATTACTGGAAAACCCGGACTGTATGAAATTAAAGCACAATCTAAAGGAGGAATTATTGTAGAGTCGTT contains the following coding sequences:
- a CDS encoding CCA tRNA nucleotidyltransferase, with product MIEKNSYKDALKHPIFKYISKASDKLKIETYVIGGFVRDYFLKRGIPKDIDIVAVGSGIDLAEEVAKLLPNKPKVQVFKTYGTAMLRFEDVEIEFVGARKESYTKDSRNPKVETGTLEDDQNRRDFTINTLALSLNKTDFGKLLDPFNGLNDLEAKIIKTPLNPDITYSDDPLRMMRAIRFASQLNFIIEEESLKAITRNAKRIDIITRERIIDEFNKIMLSKVPSVGLLLLHKTKLLERFLPELTNLQGVDEVEGQKHKDNFYHTLEVVDNISKNTNDLWLRWAALLHDIGKAPTKKFHKTIGWTFHGHEFVGAKMVYKLFKRLKMPLNEKMKFVQKMVFLSSRPIVLATEVTDSAVRRLVFDTGDDIESLMTLCEADITTKNPSRFKKYHRNFKIVRQKIKEVEERDHIRNFQPPISGELIMNTFNLKPCREIGQIKDAIKEAILEGEIANNYEEAYAFMLKKANKLGLKKINN
- a CDS encoding L-threonylcarbamoyladenylate synthase — protein: MKNTEINKALEILKNKKILLYPTDTVWGIGCDATSKEAVKNIFKIKKRSESKSLIILVNNIEMLKRYISSISKEIINLLSKTNKPTTIIYKNPVGLAKNVVASDNTVAIRIVKQEFCNQLIAKFGKPIVSTSANISGTLTPKSFNEIDTSILDSVDYIVNLHREEINVKSSTILKVAENGELIVLRE
- a CDS encoding CDP-glycerol glycerophosphotransferase family protein encodes the protein MKTVLFCQNPYAFGILKPIMEVLKEKNFSYLWFVRKTIQKQFPFQNEPFTSDMKEVKEFKSDVIFVPGNEVPYYLRGLKVQIFHGLAGEKKGHFRIRHYFDLYLTQGPYFTKKFLELKQKFKNFEVLETGWPKLDIYGEELHKYNVIKKELLLKFKAKIIVLYAPTFSPSLTSASFLIEEFKELSKNRKYLILIKFHDLMAVELIEEYKQLAKSTANIIFEEERNIIKFLLMADIMVSDTSSVVYEFLLLNKPVITFKSNSKNILWDNSNEYKNLSSKIESNLKADNFKEKRLKIAQQYHPYNDGKSALRMVEASLKYITKNGVPEKRKLSFLRKLKIHKIFGKY
- a CDS encoding NTP transferase domain-containing protein, which encodes MKIVILAAGIGSRLGNPFPKPLTLLKDGESIMAKQLKNITKYFDINDVTTVVGFKKDLIMERFPEVNYVYNPFFDRTNTSKSLLQALKKHRGKAILWFNGDVVFDEKLLSVLQDDIKKNNSFIAVNTMRVAEEEVKYTLKNNVVNKLSKEVKNGLGEAVGINFISSNDLDVFISQLEKCDDTDYFEKGLEMAIEENNLKIKAIDISKYNCIEVDFKEDLKNANKLV
- a CDS encoding 2,3,4,5-tetrahydropyridine-2,6-dicarboxylate N-succinyltransferase; protein product: MKLLREQIENAWENRELLKNTSTKQAIRSVISLLDSGKLRVAEPTNNGWQVNEWIKKAVVLYFPIQKMETQEVGIFEYHDKIPLKTGYKEKGIRVVPPAVARYGAYISKGTILMPSYINIGAYVDEGTMVDTWATVGSCAQIGKNVHLSGGVGIGGVLEPLQAAPVIIEDDVFIGSRCIVVEGVRVEKEAVLGAGVVLTMSTKIIDVTGDKPIELKGRVPARSVVIPGSYKKQFTAGEFNVPCAMIIGKRKESTNKKTSLNDALRENDVAV
- the ruvX gene encoding Holliday junction resolvase RuvX translates to MGRILAIDFGEKRTGIAVTDELQIIASGLTTIQTKNIFSFLTEYLKNEKVELFVVGEPKQMNNKPSESEQFIAPFVQKLKTTFPKIPIKRIDERFTSKMAFQTMIDSGLTKKQRQNKALIDEISATIILQSYLNYK
- a CDS encoding DUF1919 domain-containing protein; the encoded protein is MLRITSVFIRRKFRRIFKNFLNKKDIKSLKNKEFVIIANNCWGGEVYQWYKKPYNSPFVGLFLYSPCFIKVVSKFDHYMSKKLKFTKISKYLKEEQNYPIGLIGDAEIHFLHYKTEEEAIEKWNRRKNRMLEVTDKNNYFFKLCDMYNTDENILNEFHKLPYKNKVSFGIKDYASLKDKNHIKINEVDKKTGKHVPNGVKLYKLTFLYFDITNWLKN
- the def gene encoding peptide deformylase; the encoded protein is MILPIIAYGDPILRKVGIEIDKDYPNLAELIENMKETMVNAQGVGLAAPQIGKAIRLFIIDTSPFANDEELEDGEREFLANFKKIFINAKIVKEEGDEWAFSEGCLSIPEIREEVFREEKITIEYVDENFKKHTETLDGLAARVVQHEYDHIEGILFTDKISSLKKRLIKKKLENISKGKVNPDYRMKFPLLKRK